One Mugil cephalus isolate CIBA_MC_2020 chromosome 8, CIBA_Mcephalus_1.1, whole genome shotgun sequence genomic window carries:
- the xbp1 gene encoding LOW QUALITY PROTEIN: X-box-binding protein 1 (The sequence of the model RefSeq protein was modified relative to this genomic sequence to represent the inferred CDS: deleted 2 bases in 1 codon), whose amino-acid sequence MVVVTAAAGGSGGAHKVLLISGKQSGSSGGSQPAYSRPISVVLPSAASQVSSDSDSNSSAGPPVRKRQRLTHLSPEEKALRRKLKNRVAAQTARDRKKAKMGELEQQVLELELENQKLHIENRLLREKTSGLLTENEELRQRLGLDTLDSKEKVQTLLSTGNDAGLGIGSSESAALRLRVSAAGAGPAVPKSEDFSMDTDSSDCTDNESDLLLGILDILDPELFLKSCEQECQEPQVLLVGGGDPVPPATPAALGAPSVKLETLNELIHFDHIYTKPVEEGSDNGQCSDLESGTDDEKIDEASYPVVAEVVVVEEEEEEESVCVKDEPEEVVIPACDGHSQVDDFLSGASSPAFSRLDKEACLAETYSDSGYEGSPSPFSDMSSPLCTESSWEDMFANELFPQLISV is encoded by the exons ATGGTGGttgtaacagcagcagcaggagggagCGGAGGAGCCCACAAAGTGCTCCTTATATCCGGGAAGCAGAGCGGCTCCTCCGGGGGGTCGCAGCCGGCCTACAGCCGACCCATCTCCGTCGTTTTACCGTCAGCGGCCAGTCAGGTGTCATCGGACTCGGACTCCAACTCGTCTGCGGGTCCCCCGGTGCGGAAAAGACAGAGACTCACACACTTGAGTCCGGAAGAGAAAGCACTTCGCAG gaAACTGAAGAACAGAGTCGCAGCACAGACCGCCAGAGACAGGAAAAAGGCCAAAATGGGAGAGCTGGAACAACAAGTCCTGGAGTTGGAGCTGGAG AATCAGAAACTTCACATTGAAAACAGGCTGCTTCGGGAAAAGACGAGCGGCCTGCTCACAGAGAACGAGGAACTGAGACAGAGACTTGGGTTGGACACCCTCGACTCGAAAGAGAAG GTTCAGACGCTGTTGTCCACCGGGAACGACGCAGGTTTGGGGATCGGGTCTTCTGAGTCCGCAGCACTCAGGCTACGTGTG TCCGCAGCAGGTGCAGGCCCAGCAGTCCCTAAATCTGAAGACTTCTCAATGGATACAGATAGTTCTGACTGTACAGACAATGAG TCTGATTTGCTACTGGGCATTCTGGACATCCTTGACCCAGAGCTGTTCCTCAAGTCTTGTGAACAGGAGTGCCAGGAGCCGCAGGTGCTGCTGGTCGGAGGGGGGGACCCAGTACCTCCCGCCACACCTGCAGCTCTGGGGGCCCCATCAGTTAAGCTGGAGACCCTTAATGAACTGATTCACTTCGACCACATCTACACCAAGCCCGTGGAGGAGGGGAGCGACAACGGGCAGTGCAGCGACCTGGAGAGCGGCACGGACGACGAGAAGATTGACGAGGCTTCCTACCCGGTGGTCGccgaggtggtggtggtggaggaggaggaggaggaggagtcggtGTGCGTCAAAGACGAGCCCGAGGAAGTGGTCATCCCCGCCTGCGACGGCCACAGTCAGGTGGACGACTTCCTCTCCGGAGCCTCCTCTCCTGCCTTCAGCAGACTGGATAAGGAAGCCTGCTTAGCGGAAACATACAGCGACTCCGGATACGAAGGGTCCCCTTCCCCTTTCAGCGACATGTCCTCTCCCCTGTGCACTGAGAGCTCCTGGGAAGACATGTTCGCCAATGAACTCTTCCCCCAGCTTATCAGTGTCTGA